In one window of Photorhabdus laumondii subsp. laumondii DNA:
- a CDS encoding helix-turn-helix domain-containing protein translates to MVKNDWHPADIIAGLKKRGTSLSAISREAGLASSTLSNALHRPWPKGERLIAAALNCDPCEIWPSRYFK, encoded by the coding sequence ATTGTAAAAAACGACTGGCACCCAGCGGATATTATTGCGGGACTTAAAAAACGGGGAACGTCGTTATCTGCTATTTCAAGAGAGGCGGGGCTTGCATCATCTACCTTAAGTAATGCGCTGCACCGTCCGTGGCCCAAAGGCGAACGACTTATTGCTGCCGCTTTAAATTGTGATCCTTGCGAAATATGGCCGAGTAGATATTTTAAATGA